A single genomic interval of Persephonella atlantica harbors:
- a CDS encoding PAS domain S-box protein, translating into MAAKKTVLSIAIDRELLSKLKHLSSEKGYSVSKLISKLLEEALYLEENVFKDEIYKNIDWLSEEWKEKLQVLFTKVLDTTPDPIWIKDLNLKIIYVNQAFADLFGIKKEDIIGKSDIEVLPPEVAKECIYTDMKALEKKASSHSIEKVKAKDGKEIIFDVIKTPIYDKNEKIIAILGISRDITDFIKVQEELKQKNEELEEAYRRLKEFYEFDVVTGLIKKRRFLEELKRSLSELEEEESYTLISIEITNLSYANELYGYEFGSKLLREFSKMLKERLDDFGFDYLFGKIGGSRFGLLVKGDTVSRNLLKKFLNFIKSIRITTPDDESFFVPKIFFVVRKVAKKDREEIEKILMQMEDMISHLKDTGKRNFIILKDQPSIYRKAVEIERKIKEDIREGKFHPMLRPIKDVNLSSVEGLMVVCGFGKLAEKYVCSSLDTLYLENIFRVVDQKVVEFIKKKVYQKTDKTIFAKLRQSTIDRIANLPDDQLSKDVMYIKDKTVFMISENTYINNFSNILELKDSYNLKFGIDSFGTGNLPIKNLIRMIEHELFGYLRIGGFFIRTSMHSPKRERVLKGILSIGKEFGIKTIAADVDREDIYEFVKEIGFDCVEGEYVGKLVEPEELSNIN; encoded by the coding sequence ATGGCTGCAAAAAAAACTGTACTCAGTATAGCAATTGATAGGGAACTGCTTTCTAAGCTAAAACATCTTTCCTCAGAAAAAGGATATTCTGTATCAAAACTGATTAGTAAGTTATTGGAAGAGGCTCTTTATCTGGAGGAAAACGTTTTTAAAGATGAAATCTACAAGAATATTGACTGGCTCAGTGAAGAGTGGAAAGAAAAACTCCAGGTTCTTTTTACAAAGGTTCTTGACACAACTCCAGACCCTATATGGATTAAAGATCTCAATCTAAAAATTATCTATGTAAATCAGGCATTTGCAGATCTGTTTGGTATAAAAAAGGAAGATATAATTGGTAAAAGTGATATAGAGGTTCTTCCTCCGGAGGTTGCAAAGGAATGTATATATACAGATATGAAAGCGCTGGAAAAGAAAGCATCTTCACATTCCATAGAAAAGGTAAAAGCAAAAGATGGGAAAGAGATTATATTTGACGTTATAAAAACACCTATCTACGACAAAAACGAAAAAATCATTGCAATACTTGGTATATCCAGAGATATTACAGATTTTATAAAGGTACAGGAAGAACTGAAACAGAAAAATGAGGAACTTGAAGAGGCCTACAGAAGACTGAAAGAATTTTACGAGTTTGATGTTGTAACAGGTTTAATCAAAAAAAGAAGATTTTTAGAAGAGCTAAAAAGAAGTCTGTCAGAACTGGAAGAGGAAGAGTCTTACACATTGATATCTATTGAGATAACAAATCTTTCTTATGCCAATGAACTGTATGGTTACGAGTTTGGAAGCAAACTGCTTAGAGAGTTCTCAAAGATGCTGAAGGAGAGACTTGATGATTTTGGATTTGATTATCTGTTTGGAAAAATTGGAGGAAGCAGATTTGGACTTCTTGTAAAAGGGGACACGGTCAGCAGGAACCTTCTAAAGAAGTTCCTTAACTTTATAAAGTCTATCAGGATAACAACTCCTGATGATGAAAGCTTTTTTGTCCCAAAGATATTTTTTGTGGTGAGAAAAGTTGCAAAAAAAGATAGGGAAGAGATTGAAAAGATACTGATGCAGATGGAGGATATGATATCCCATCTAAAAGACACAGGAAAGAGAAACTTTATAATACTTAAAGACCAGCCTTCCATATACAGAAAAGCAGTGGAGATAGAAAGAAAGATAAAAGAGGATATAAGGGAAGGTAAGTTTCACCCTATGCTCAGACCTATAAAGGATGTAAACCTCTCATCTGTGGAAGGTCTGATGGTAGTATGCGGTTTTGGAAAACTGGCAGAAAAGTATGTATGTTCATCTCTTGATACCCTGTATCTGGAAAATATATTCAGAGTTGTTGACCAGAAGGTAGTTGAGTTTATAAAGAAAAAGGTATATCAGAAAACAGACAAAACCATATTTGCAAAGCTCAGACAGTCAACTATTGACAGAATAGCAAATCTTCCAGATGACCAGCTTTCAAAGGATGTTATGTACATAAAAGACAAGACTGTTTTTATGATTTCTGAAAACACATATATAAACAACTTTTCCAACATACTGGAACTGAAGGATTCTTATAATCTAAAATTCGGTATCGACAGTTTTGGGACAGGTAATTTACCTATAAAGAATCTTATAAGAATGATTGAGCATGAGCTATTTGGTTACCTCAGGATAGGAGGATTCTTTATAAGAACATCTATGCATTCACCAAAAAGGGAAAGGGTTCTAAAAGGTATCCTTTCTATAGGAAAAGAGTTTGGAATAAAAACAATTGCTGCTGATGTTGACAGGGAAGATATATACGAATTTGTGAAGGAGATTGGATTTGACTGTGTAGAAGGAGAGTATGTGGGGAAGCTGGTTGAACCTGAAGAATTAAGCAATATTAATTAG
- a CDS encoding PAS domain S-box protein, translating to MFRLFLGSIVFITVIIINVYMYGLGKINYAQVIPNIIFGLIAVLFFSLSEKLKNLPTVYNKLNAGLLLIILSQANLSSFFITGQPLYLLILSEIFIKLPGLILVLMGFHSWIKVKEKREKILEEQEEKWKTIVEGVNDIIVIIQDNKIKYANSKVKDFLGYRPEEISGKDIENFISPKELKNIFSSLVKKNSYIQHNLKIRSKDGKERVFELNPSLISYESKSALLCILRDITLNFEKENELIKAKEKLEELKGKLYEAQKLANVGYWEVHLPERRFYISDEALKIICGAKKECIKTFEDFNRIITTEYRDKIRIKRNTALKELKPYETEYTINIDGGEKIIREKVKIIEDANRNKILLGIIQDITNIHNMYQKVLENEERYRNLFEYSNDAILITDLEGRILDANQKAVYKTGHTKTDLLFLNIREIFGEKFSKVYPQWLKKIYINRFVRFETDVITENRSQFPAEVSASIFEIKENKYIQLIVRDITERKLTEKELKLASIVFDNALEGIVITDDRGNILRTNTGLSQITGFDKHELLNWHITEFPVFKSKNNDIYIVWDSAKKEGKWQGEMFCTKRSGETFPALVSIIQVKNKREITNYIVMISDITKRKHREMKLKNLAYYDNLTKLPNRVHFFSRLKSSIQKAYEDNTKVALFFIDLDGFKNVNDTYGHEYGDRLLVGVAHRLKMSVRKDDFVARLAGDEFVILIEGVSDREVLNKISEKIINNVGKPYKMGNKEINIGASIGISILPDDAKDIETFLKHADFAMYHSKLTGKNRYTFYSDISDKRA from the coding sequence ATGTTTAGACTTTTTCTGGGGAGTATTGTCTTTATTACCGTTATAATAATCAATGTGTATATGTACGGTCTGGGGAAAATTAACTATGCCCAGGTTATTCCTAACATTATTTTTGGTTTAATTGCTGTACTATTTTTTTCTCTTTCTGAAAAGCTGAAAAACCTACCAACCGTTTATAACAAACTGAATGCAGGACTGCTTCTTATTATTCTCAGTCAGGCCAATCTATCTTCTTTTTTTATTACAGGACAACCTTTATATCTTCTTATTCTGTCTGAAATATTTATAAAACTTCCCGGTCTGATACTTGTTCTTATGGGATTTCACAGCTGGATAAAAGTAAAAGAGAAACGAGAAAAAATACTGGAAGAACAGGAAGAAAAATGGAAAACAATTGTTGAGGGAGTTAATGACATAATAGTAATAATACAGGACAATAAAATAAAATATGCAAACTCAAAAGTTAAGGATTTTCTTGGATACAGACCGGAAGAGATTTCAGGGAAAGATATAGAAAACTTTATATCTCCGAAAGAGTTAAAGAATATTTTCAGCAGTCTTGTCAAAAAAAATTCCTACATACAGCACAATCTAAAAATACGTTCAAAAGATGGAAAGGAAAGAGTATTTGAGCTTAATCCTTCCCTAATCAGCTACGAAAGTAAATCAGCACTGCTTTGTATATTAAGAGACATAACGCTGAACTTTGAAAAAGAAAACGAGCTGATAAAGGCCAAGGAGAAGTTAGAAGAACTGAAGGGAAAACTGTACGAGGCTCAGAAGCTTGCAAATGTAGGATACTGGGAAGTTCACCTTCCAGAAAGGAGATTTTATATATCTGATGAGGCGTTAAAAATCATATGTGGTGCAAAAAAAGAATGTATAAAGACATTTGAAGATTTTAATCGGATTATAACAACCGAATACAGAGATAAAATCAGAATAAAAAGAAACACAGCTTTGAAAGAGCTGAAACCGTATGAAACTGAATACACAATAAACATAGACGGTGGAGAAAAAATAATAAGAGAGAAAGTAAAAATAATTGAAGATGCAAATAGAAATAAAATCTTACTGGGAATAATACAGGATATAACAAATATACACAATATGTATCAGAAAGTGCTGGAAAATGAAGAGAGATACAGAAATCTGTTTGAATACTCTAACGACGCCATCCTTATCACAGACCTTGAAGGAAGAATACTGGATGCAAACCAGAAAGCTGTATACAAAACAGGACATACAAAGACAGATTTATTATTCCTGAACATAAGGGAGATTTTTGGAGAAAAATTTTCAAAGGTATATCCTCAGTGGCTCAAAAAGATATATATAAATCGGTTTGTAAGATTTGAGACAGATGTCATCACAGAAAACAGATCACAATTTCCTGCAGAGGTGTCTGCAAGTATCTTTGAGATAAAAGAAAATAAATACATACAGCTTATAGTGAGAGACATTACAGAAAGGAAACTTACTGAAAAAGAACTGAAACTTGCATCTATTGTCTTTGATAATGCGCTTGAAGGGATAGTCATTACAGACGATAGGGGAAACATCCTCAGAACAAATACTGGTCTTTCCCAGATAACAGGATTTGATAAACATGAACTGCTTAACTGGCACATAACAGAGTTTCCCGTATTCAAATCAAAAAATAACGATATATACATAGTGTGGGATAGTGCAAAAAAAGAAGGAAAATGGCAGGGAGAGATGTTCTGCACGAAAAGAAGTGGTGAAACATTTCCTGCTCTTGTTTCTATCATTCAGGTAAAAAACAAAAGGGAAATAACAAACTATATAGTGATGATCTCAGACATAACAAAGAGAAAGCACAGAGAGATGAAACTGAAGAATCTTGCATACTACGATAATCTCACAAAACTCCCCAACAGAGTACATTTCTTCTCCAGATTAAAAAGCTCTATACAGAAAGCCTACGAAGATAACACAAAGGTTGCCCTTTTCTTCATTGATCTCGATGGATTTAAAAATGTAAATGATACTTACGGACACGAATATGGAGACAGATTACTGGTTGGTGTTGCTCACAGATTAAAGATGTCTGTTAGAAAAGATGACTTTGTAGCAAGACTTGCCGGTGATGAGTTTGTCATCCTTATTGAAGGTGTTTCTGACAGAGAAGTACTGAACAAAATATCTGAAAAAATTATCAACAATGTAGGAAAACCTTACAAAATGGGGAACAAAGAGATAAATATAGGAGCGAGCATTGGTATATCCATACTTCCCGATGATGCAAAAGATATTGAAACATTTCTCAAACATGCGGACTTTGCTATGTACCATTCCAAACTTACAGGTAAAAACAGATACACATTTTATTCAGATATTTCTGATAAGAGAGCTTAA
- a CDS encoding transglutaminaseTgpA domain-containing protein — protein MIKLKNVVFLISYIIGFVGFLSVLPFVGGIYTFIFLLMFFAGIATDFKYIKPFPRYILNVFSLLVVLSLTVKIDVDNMVIPVVETLLLLLGVKFLENKEFRDFMQIYVISVFLLAGSALLSIDITFMLYFMVIFFGTVISVILLTYYTQDGDILLDRRTFVRIIAGSSLIPVIAVPITVLIFILLPRTQYPVFNFLNMAGKGKTGFSDTVQLGDVSEIQEDSSIAIRVKTDSRLEPENVYIRGLVLNFFDGRRWFRRNIEEDSRIIGGKTVKQEIILEPTGNRYLPSIDIPSKVYYKATARGDRIFISGRRIFSRIKYSAVSVVGGYIVSTHINRNFYLQVPPKIDRRVYRLAKKLKGKTAEETVLNTVNYLKKNYRYSLKNLKISSSPLSQFLFDEKSGNCEFFASAAAVILRINGIPTRVVAGFRGMKYNKIADYYSVPNRFAHTWIEVYIDGRWIRYDPTPSSPVIRESKDISPFLESVKQILDAIEYAYISSIVNFDIRKQITVFKNLKNLMLPSDIGSFLSYLKFAVFFLIFGIFIFYAVKSLNISYEERLLKQFLKKMKKYGYERNKNEGLEEFVKRVKEESLRKKATEFVRVFEEIYYRDRRLDRKNFKRLSSLIRNI, from the coding sequence ATGATAAAACTAAAGAATGTTGTTTTTTTAATCAGCTACATTATAGGTTTTGTTGGATTTTTGTCTGTTTTACCTTTTGTTGGTGGCATTTACACCTTTATCTTTTTATTAATGTTTTTTGCAGGAATAGCAACAGACTTTAAGTATATAAAGCCCTTTCCAAGGTATATCCTGAATGTATTTTCTCTCCTTGTTGTTTTATCTCTTACAGTCAAGATTGATGTTGATAACATGGTTATCCCTGTTGTTGAAACATTACTGCTGCTTCTCGGTGTCAAGTTTTTAGAGAATAAGGAGTTCAGGGATTTTATGCAGATATATGTGATATCTGTTTTTCTGCTTGCAGGTTCTGCACTTCTCAGCATAGACATAACATTTATGCTTTATTTTATGGTTATATTTTTTGGCACTGTTATATCTGTAATACTTCTTACCTATTACACTCAGGACGGAGATATACTCCTTGATAGGAGGACTTTTGTAAGAATTATTGCAGGTTCTTCGCTGATTCCTGTAATTGCCGTTCCTATAACAGTGCTGATATTTATTCTTCTTCCAAGGACACAGTATCCTGTGTTTAACTTTTTGAATATGGCAGGAAAAGGAAAGACAGGATTTTCTGATACTGTTCAGTTAGGTGATGTTTCTGAAATTCAGGAAGATAGCAGTATCGCCATCAGAGTAAAAACAGATTCAAGACTTGAACCAGAAAATGTATATATCAGAGGATTAGTCCTTAACTTTTTTGATGGTAGAAGGTGGTTTCGGAGGAATATAGAAGAAGATTCCCGCATTATCGGTGGGAAAACAGTAAAACAGGAAATAATACTGGAGCCTACAGGAAACAGATACTTACCTTCTATTGATATACCTTCAAAGGTCTACTATAAAGCAACAGCCAGAGGAGATAGGATTTTTATCAGTGGAAGAAGGATTTTCTCAAGGATTAAGTATTCAGCTGTATCAGTAGTGGGAGGTTATATAGTCTCCACCCATATAAACAGAAACTTTTATCTTCAAGTACCTCCAAAAATAGACAGGAGAGTATATAGACTTGCTAAAAAACTGAAAGGTAAAACTGCTGAAGAAACTGTTTTAAACACGGTAAATTATCTGAAAAAAAACTACAGATATTCCCTTAAAAATCTAAAAATATCTTCCAGTCCACTTTCCCAGTTCCTTTTTGATGAAAAGTCTGGAAACTGTGAGTTTTTTGCCTCTGCAGCAGCAGTTATCTTAAGGATAAATGGAATCCCCACCCGTGTTGTTGCGGGTTTTAGAGGGATGAAGTACAACAAAATAGCTGATTACTACTCTGTTCCAAACAGATTTGCCCATACATGGATAGAGGTTTATATTGACGGTAGATGGATCAGATACGACCCTACTCCATCTTCTCCAGTAATAAGAGAAAGTAAAGATATCAGTCCTTTTTTGGAAAGTGTAAAACAGATTCTTGATGCCATTGAGTATGCTTACATAAGCAGTATTGTTAACTTTGATATTAGGAAACAGATTACTGTTTTTAAGAATCTGAAGAACCTTATGCTTCCTTCTGATATCGGCAGTTTCCTATCGTATCTGAAGTTTGCTGTTTTTTTTCTGATTTTTGGGATTTTTATTTTTTATGCTGTTAAATCTCTGAATATATCCTATGAGGAGCGTCTGTTAAAACAGTTTTTGAAAAAGATGAAAAAGTATGGATATGAAAGGAATAAAAATGAAGGGCTTGAAGAGTTTGTTAAAAGGGTGAAAGAAGAATCCCTTAGAAAAAAAGCCACTGAATTTGTCAGAGTTTTTGAAGAAATCTATTACAGGGACAGAAGATTAGACAGAAAAAACTTCAAGAGGTTAAGCTCTCTTATCAGAAATATCTGA
- a CDS encoding DUF58 domain-containing protein: MIKITKAGWIYIFLTIFLGVAAVNTGNNLVYLIESAMLSFMLVSGFFGRRNLDSLDIQIDLPEEVFARTEFPVKIRIKNRKRFIPSFLLTIHFEGNKLIVPYVGAGEEYTFVINHTYSKRGILHIRDFNVCSVFPFNFFIRCIIYKKNIPVVVYPYPKRCSILQNSSEKSRGKTERAGKGYGSHGEIISVRDYTRGDTIRWIHWKASAKTGELKTKEFSGIGSEPVIIDLDQMDGGKEEKISCATYVVLELYKKGVPFGLKYGKNVIKPEFSRKQKVKILKTLAQI; the protein is encoded by the coding sequence ATGATAAAGATTACAAAGGCCGGATGGATTTATATATTTCTTACAATTTTTTTGGGTGTTGCTGCTGTAAATACAGGGAACAATCTTGTTTATCTTATAGAGTCTGCAATGCTTAGTTTTATGCTCGTATCAGGATTTTTTGGAAGGAGAAATCTGGATAGTCTTGACATTCAGATAGACCTGCCTGAAGAGGTTTTTGCCAGGACTGAATTTCCTGTGAAAATAAGGATAAAAAATAGAAAAAGATTTATTCCATCCTTTTTACTGACCATACATTTTGAAGGAAATAAACTGATAGTTCCATATGTTGGAGCCGGAGAGGAGTATACATTTGTTATTAACCATACATACAGTAAGAGAGGCATTTTACATATCAGAGATTTTAATGTATGTTCTGTATTTCCTTTCAATTTTTTTATCAGGTGTATCATTTATAAAAAAAATATACCTGTGGTTGTCTATCCGTACCCAAAGAGATGCAGTATTCTCCAGAACAGTTCAGAAAAAAGTAGAGGAAAAACAGAAAGAGCAGGGAAAGGTTACGGAAGTCACGGAGAGATTATTTCGGTAAGGGATTATACGAGAGGGGATACCATAAGATGGATACACTGGAAAGCGTCAGCCAAAACAGGAGAGCTAAAGACAAAGGAGTTTTCAGGAATAGGCAGTGAACCTGTAATAATAGATTTAGACCAGATGGATGGTGGGAAGGAAGAGAAAATATCCTGTGCTACATATGTAGTGCTGGAGCTGTACAAAAAAGGTGTTCCCTTTGGACTGAAATACGGTAAAAATGTTATTAAGCCTGAATTTTCAAGAAAACAAAAAGTAAAAATACTGAAGACGCTGGCACAGATATGA
- a CDS encoding AAA family ATPase — protein MKVKNEKINEIIDVLSQFLQGKEEALRLSLITFFSKGHLLIEDLPGLGKTTLAIGIAKITGLSFGRVQATSDLLPTDITGVSVYNKQTEKFEFHPGPIFNNVVLVDEINRATPKTQSALLEAMGEKQVTVEGETYKLPKPFFVIATQNPVEQYGTFPLPESQMDRFMMKISVGYPSRSAEREILKGGSKREELYSIQPLMEKEEVEKIQEEIEQVYLSDRIVDYILDIAETTRKSRYFSAGLSIRGTLTIAKTAKTNAYFKGRDFVIPEDVKELLPYTVPHRIIPHEVYENSNSKELVLSVLKDIPVPA, from the coding sequence ATGAAGGTAAAGAATGAAAAGATTAACGAGATAATAGATGTGCTATCACAGTTTTTGCAGGGCAAAGAAGAGGCTCTGAGGCTTTCACTGATAACATTTTTTTCTAAAGGGCATCTACTTATAGAAGATCTCCCTGGTCTTGGAAAAACAACCCTTGCTATAGGCATAGCAAAGATAACAGGTCTGTCCTTTGGTAGAGTGCAGGCTACCAGTGACCTTCTTCCGACAGATATTACAGGTGTTTCTGTGTACAATAAGCAGACAGAGAAGTTTGAGTTTCATCCAGGACCGATTTTTAACAATGTGGTTCTTGTAGACGAGATTAACAGGGCTACGCCAAAAACCCAGAGTGCCCTTCTGGAAGCTATGGGGGAGAAACAGGTAACTGTAGAGGGAGAAACATATAAACTACCAAAGCCTTTTTTTGTTATAGCTACACAGAACCCTGTGGAGCAGTACGGAACCTTTCCCCTTCCTGAATCTCAGATGGACAGATTCATGATGAAGATAAGTGTAGGTTATCCATCAAGAAGTGCGGAGAGGGAGATACTGAAAGGAGGAAGTAAAAGAGAAGAACTGTACTCTATACAGCCACTTATGGAGAAGGAAGAAGTAGAGAAAATTCAGGAAGAGATAGAGCAAGTTTATCTGTCTGATAGAATAGTTGATTACATACTGGATATAGCGGAAACAACAAGAAAGTCCAGATACTTTTCAGCTGGTCTTTCAATAAGGGGAACATTAACCATCGCAAAAACTGCGAAAACAAATGCATACTTTAAGGGTAGGGATTTTGTCATTCCTGAAGACGTAAAGGAACTTCTACCCTATACTGTTCCCCACAGAATCATACCCCATGAAGTATACGAAAATTCAAACAGTAAGGAGCTGGTGCTATCGGTGCTGAAAGATATTCCCGTCCCGGCATGA
- the panC gene encoding pantoate--beta-alanine ligase — translation MLLIKKIEEMKQIVRRIKREGKTVGFVPTMGYLHEGHLSLIRCSKRENDITVVSVFVNPIQFGKNEDLDRYPRDLERDLKLCEREGVDYLFYPSVGEMYPEGYSTYVEVEGLTEELCGRYRPGHFKGVTTVVTKLFNIVNPDKAYFGKKDYQQLKVIQRMVKDLNMDVVVVGCPVVREEDGLAMSSRNKYLTGNERISALSLYRALMKAKELFENGERTPERIKEEMKKIILSYPEVREIQYIEIVDSESLKPVKKVKKGDTVALAVFVGNTRLIDNIQL, via the coding sequence ATATTGCTGATAAAAAAGATAGAAGAGATGAAGCAGATTGTAAGGAGAATAAAAAGGGAAGGGAAAACTGTTGGTTTTGTTCCTACAATGGGTTATCTGCATGAAGGTCATCTTTCCCTGATAAGATGTTCAAAAAGGGAAAACGATATAACGGTCGTGAGCGTATTCGTTAATCCTATACAGTTTGGGAAAAATGAGGATTTAGACAGATATCCAAGGGATTTAGAAAGGGATTTAAAGCTTTGCGAAAGAGAAGGAGTAGATTATCTGTTTTATCCTTCGGTAGGAGAGATGTACCCGGAAGGATACTCTACATATGTTGAGGTAGAAGGATTAACAGAAGAACTTTGCGGAAGATACAGGCCAGGACATTTCAAAGGAGTGACAACTGTAGTTACGAAACTGTTCAATATCGTAAATCCTGATAAGGCTTATTTTGGTAAAAAGGATTATCAGCAACTTAAGGTGATACAGAGGATGGTAAAAGACCTCAATATGGATGTTGTTGTTGTGGGGTGTCCCGTTGTGAGAGAAGAAGACGGCCTTGCAATGTCTTCCAGAAACAAGTATCTAACAGGAAATGAAAGGATTTCTGCACTATCACTGTACAGAGCATTAATGAAGGCAAAGGAGTTATTTGAAAATGGAGAGAGAACTCCAGAAAGGATAAAGGAAGAGATGAAAAAGATAATTCTCTCGTATCCAGAAGTTAGAGAAATTCAGTATATTGAGATTGTTGATTCAGAAAGTCTTAAACCTGTTAAAAAAGTCAAAAAAGGGGACACTGTGGCTCTTGCTGTTTTTGTGGGAAACACAAGACTTATAGATAATATTCAGCTTTAG
- a CDS encoding bifunctional diguanylate cyclase/phosphodiesterase codes for MDNHIFENILLCIPDILIVSDGRGEIIFSNEKPEKISHIIKNSHIETAGKKLSISDILKSKNPQQFSNKTAVFLDKTEKRYFHIVISTINLDGNTRFVILLRDITDLKQKEENLNLYKTIFENTLDAIGIVDDRGIYVAQNKSNEELLGYKIEEIKDKHFSEILKIKNPDEVWDQLKKKGRLRFLGSSVDKSGKEKFFDIVAITVKDTSGRDKYYVGIKRDITDLIKREKELEKLNRQLKKRLYTDPLTDLPNRIKLIEDIKSVASPKLAILNIDDFKEINDFYGYQVGDFVLKKLGETIKSLLPEKGFRLYRLSGDEFGILSLRFIQSSEFEKIINGIIYYINEHPVIYKDNEIHISLTAGISLENHNILNKADMALKYAKENKKPVVYYKAELQIKELYETNILMTRKIKDALKNNRITVYYQPIFSNKTGKIERFESLVRMVDVDGTIILPSQFLEISKKARLYSEIAKKVIKTSFENFKNANVGFSINLSVKDIQNREITELIFEYLSSKDYNGNVVFEILESEGIENYREVSGFIKEVKNLGGKISIDDFGSGYSNFEYILKLDVDFIKIDSSLIKNIDSDIYSQIIVETIVGFAQKLGIQTIAEFVHSEDVYETVKNLGIDYSQGFFLGKPQPFEQLSE; via the coding sequence ATGGATAATCACATTTTTGAGAACATCCTGTTATGTATCCCAGACATACTTATTGTTTCAGATGGCAGAGGGGAAATAATCTTTTCAAACGAGAAACCTGAAAAAATCTCTCACATTATAAAAAACTCTCACATAGAAACAGCAGGAAAAAAATTAAGTATCAGCGATATACTCAAGAGCAAAAATCCTCAACAGTTCAGCAATAAAACTGCTGTTTTTTTAGATAAAACCGAAAAGAGATACTTTCACATTGTTATATCCACCATAAATTTAGATGGGAATACGAGGTTTGTAATACTTTTGAGGGATATAACAGATCTAAAACAAAAAGAAGAAAACCTGAATCTCTACAAAACAATATTTGAGAACACACTGGATGCCATTGGTATTGTTGACGATAGAGGGATATATGTGGCCCAAAATAAGTCTAATGAAGAACTTCTGGGCTATAAAATAGAAGAAATTAAAGACAAGCATTTCTCTGAAATTTTAAAAATAAAAAATCCCGATGAAGTCTGGGATCAGCTTAAAAAGAAAGGAAGGCTAAGATTTCTGGGAAGCAGTGTTGACAAAAGTGGAAAGGAAAAATTTTTTGATATTGTTGCTATTACTGTAAAAGACACCTCAGGTAGAGATAAGTACTACGTAGGAATAAAAAGAGATATCACAGATCTGATAAAAAGAGAAAAAGAGCTTGAAAAGCTAAACAGACAGCTAAAGAAGAGGTTATACACGGATCCTCTAACAGACCTCCCAAACAGGATTAAACTTATCGAAGATATCAAAAGTGTTGCTTCCCCAAAACTTGCAATACTGAATATAGACGATTTTAAAGAGATAAATGACTTTTACGGCTATCAGGTTGGAGATTTTGTCCTGAAAAAATTAGGTGAAACAATTAAAAGTCTCCTACCAGAAAAAGGATTTAGACTTTACAGACTGTCTGGTGATGAGTTTGGTATACTCTCTCTGAGATTTATTCAATCGTCGGAGTTTGAAAAGATTATCAATGGTATCATCTATTACATAAACGAACACCCAGTAATATACAAAGACAACGAAATACATATAAGTCTGACAGCAGGTATATCTTTAGAGAACCACAATATACTGAACAAGGCGGATATGGCTCTAAAATATGCAAAGGAAAATAAAAAACCTGTTGTTTACTATAAAGCTGAGCTCCAGATAAAGGAGCTGTATGAGACCAACATCTTAATGACAAGAAAAATAAAAGATGCCCTGAAAAACAACAGAATAACCGTTTATTACCAGCCTATATTTAGCAATAAAACAGGGAAAATTGAAAGATTCGAATCTCTGGTAAGGATGGTAGATGTAGACGGAACCATTATCCTTCCTTCACAGTTCCTTGAAATTTCAAAAAAAGCACGACTATATTCAGAGATAGCAAAGAAGGTGATAAAAACATCCTTTGAAAACTTTAAAAATGCTAATGTGGGATTTTCCATCAACCTGTCTGTAAAGGACATACAGAACAGAGAAATAACAGAGCTGATATTTGAGTATCTCTCCAGCAAAGACTACAACGGAAATGTTGTATTTGAAATATTAGAGTCAGAAGGTATAGAAAACTACAGAGAAGTATCGGGGTTTATAAAGGAAGTGAAAAACTTAGGTGGAAAGATTTCTATAGACGATTTTGGCTCTGGATACTCAAACTTTGAGTACATTCTCAAGTTAGATGTTGACTTTATAAAGATTGATTCTTCACTGATAAAAAATATAGATTCAGACATTTACTCACAGATTATTGTTGAAACTATTGTAGGTTTTGCCCAGAAACTTGGCATCCAGACAATAGCAGAATTTGTCCACAGTGAGGATGTTTACGAAACGGTAAAAAATTTAGGTATAGACTACTCACAGGGATTTTTCCTTGGAAAACCACAGCCATTTGAACAGTTATCTGAGTGA